A region from the Desulfobacterales bacterium genome encodes:
- a CDS encoding transposase, with amino-acid sequence MSCAGSVYRPRKPQNSPYYQCVEDHLEAFEQVYEDRFERKYGFFRPYVKQVIYRYLDCGLLYNGFARVRCEDCGHEYLLAFSCKRRHFCPSCHQKRVVEFGEWLCQEVVKTVPHRHVVLGIPKILRRYFLYDRKLLSDLSRCGWEALKLYLKKAARDKQAVPGAVIAIQSFGDFLGFNPHLHILISDGCFHENGMFSVSPAIDTDTLEKIFRHMVLKMLLAKGKISPDVIALLDKWRHTGFNTYYGPRILPWQESSMENLARYIIRASFSQKRMSYHRESGQVEYRSKDGSEIKVFDALEWMAAMCSHVPGKGEQMVRYYGYYSNLSRGKRKKAGAEDKIPCILEPETTDKA; translated from the coding sequence ATGTCCTGCGCAGGTTCGGTTTACAGGCCCCGCAAACCCCAAAATTCGCCATATTACCAGTGCGTTGAAGACCATCTTGAAGCGTTTGAACAGGTTTACGAAGACCGCTTCGAACGTAAATATGGATTTTTTCGGCCTTATGTCAAGCAGGTGATTTACCGTTATCTTGACTGCGGCCTCCTGTATAATGGCTTTGCGCGTGTGAGATGCGAAGACTGCGGGCATGAATATTTACTTGCTTTCTCATGTAAGCGCCGCCATTTTTGCCCTTCGTGTCACCAAAAGCGAGTGGTGGAATTCGGTGAGTGGTTGTGCCAGGAGGTCGTCAAGACAGTTCCCCACCGGCATGTAGTATTAGGCATTCCTAAGATTTTACGGCGATATTTTCTATATGACCGAAAGCTGCTTTCCGATTTAAGTCGCTGCGGTTGGGAAGCGCTAAAGCTTTATTTGAAAAAAGCCGCCAGGGATAAGCAAGCAGTACCCGGCGCTGTTATCGCCATTCAGAGTTTCGGTGATTTTTTGGGGTTTAATCCGCATCTGCATATTCTCATTTCAGACGGTTGTTTCCATGAGAACGGCATGTTTTCCGTTTCGCCGGCCATCGATACCGACACTTTGGAGAAAATTTTCCGGCATATGGTCTTGAAGATGCTTTTGGCTAAAGGCAAAATCAGCCCGGATGTGATCGCGCTGCTGGATAAATGGCGCCATACGGGCTTCAATACCTATTACGGGCCGAGGATTTTGCCTTGGCAGGAAAGCTCAATGGAAAATCTGGCCCGGTACATCATCCGCGCTTCGTTCTCTCAAAAGCGGATGAGCTATCATCGGGAATCCGGCCAGGTGGAATACCGGTCAAAGGATGGTTCCGAGATAAAGGTTTTCGATGCGCTGGAATGGATGGCGGCCATGTGCAGCCACGTACCGGGCAAAGGCGAACAGATGGTCCGGTACTATGGGTATTATAGCAACCTTTCGCGTGGAAAACGAAAAAAGGCCGGCGCTGAAGATAAGATTCCCTGCATCCTGGAACCGGAGACGACCGATAAGGCATT
- the lexA gene encoding transcriptional repressor LexA, protein MPFVNSLSEKQNQLLKFLSDFNTAHGFPPTIREICSHFGLKSLNTVHVQLRALENKGYLQIHSGKGRGITLQGGLTSRGKRIPVVGRVAAGTPILAVENTDQSLEIDRHLFNADGCFAVCIKGDSMAGAHILHGDYVIIRIQNQAQDGDIVAALIEDEVTLKYYFKSKNQIRLEPAHPNYPSIIFKKQDPRYFKILGVMTGLVRRT, encoded by the coding sequence ATGCCATTCGTAAATAGTTTGTCGGAAAAACAAAATCAGCTGCTAAAATTCCTTAGCGATTTTAATACGGCCCATGGGTTTCCGCCGACCATCAGGGAAATTTGCAGTCATTTCGGACTTAAATCGCTTAACACCGTCCATGTTCAACTGCGCGCTTTGGAAAACAAGGGCTACCTGCAGATTCATTCGGGCAAAGGTCGGGGGATCACCCTGCAGGGAGGATTGACCTCACGTGGGAAACGAATCCCTGTGGTCGGAAGGGTTGCCGCCGGAACGCCTATTCTGGCCGTTGAAAATACCGACCAATCTTTGGAAATCGATCGACATCTTTTTAATGCGGATGGCTGCTTTGCCGTTTGCATTAAAGGGGATTCGATGGCGGGTGCACATATTTTGCACGGTGATTATGTGATCATAAGAATACAGAATCAGGCTCAAGACGGGGACATCGTCGCTGCGCTGATCGAAGATGAGGTCACCTTAAAATATTATTTTAAATCCAAAAACCAAATTCGACTGGAGCCGGCCCATCCGAATTACCCTTCAATAATTTTCAAAAAACAAGACCCGCGATATTTCAAGATCCTCGGCGTTATGACCGGACTGGTTAGAAGGACATGA